The following proteins are encoded in a genomic region of Liolophura sinensis isolate JHLJ2023 chromosome 7, CUHK_Ljap_v2, whole genome shotgun sequence:
- the LOC135470078 gene encoding tyrosine-protein kinase SYK-like isoform X3: protein MSQLRLNSPKTQKMAAEPIKEVKESAFFFGRITRDESEAILQNQGHQEGLYLLRESITPVGNYVISICHKDSVHHYSVERQLDGTYMIQDGKKFKDPLDLLRYHNKHLDGFLTHPKIPCSRSPGTSPLKFRGITYEILEQELKKKVDSMKLKGKELEKALGRKRDQFVSLVAKELHKDQPWYHGYIERDEAESRLHNDGHEDGKFLVRERRDRDNKGACFALSISFGEAKHYIIEKDRSEHYFIDEGPKFENLMLLIDHYYNKQAGLICKLKKPCCRPDYDKRKLECFDWPSIVRENPAYPNFSEMVVTFNGSWTQEAAPPLSQASFPDAGSPKRKLPSPPDEEWEVPQDDSVSKGAAALASSQVFGEEDAEAIYGRYRRREPSTFTLQPEHITLEDSLGAGNFGSVMRGRCRTKSGEIPVAVKTLKQEHVVQGQEPEIIREAKVMQNLDHRNIVRLIGVCKGESIMLVMEIAPLGPLNKYVQRNKNMPVWNLLHLLHQVAMGMEYLESKKFVHRDLAARNVLLLNPTFAKISDFGMSKAVGSDSDYYKANCAGKWPLKWYAPECIQYFKFDSKSDVWSYGVTLWEVLSYGEKPYRKMNGQQMLTYIHSGRRLPQPQACDEETYGVMLKCWQEDKAARPSFSELVPMMKNLHEKHKLTQASGIGIDLV, encoded by the exons ATGTCCCAACTCAGGCTTAACTCACCCAAAACTCAGAAGATGGCCGCTGAACCAATAAAGGAGGTGAAAGAGAGCGCCTTCTTTTTCGGCCGAATCACACGCGATGAGTCCGAGGCCATTCTTCAGAATCAAGGTCATCAGGAGGGGCTGTATCTTCTGAGGGAAAGTATCACCCCCGTCGGCAATTATGTCATCTCCATCTGCCACAAGGACTC tgttCATCACTACAGTGTGGAGAGGCAGCTGGATGGCACATACATGATCCAGGATGGGAAGAAGTTTAAGGACCCGCTAGATCTGCTGAGGTATCACAACAAGCACCTGGACGGCTTTCTAACTCACCCCAAAATCCCCTGTAGCCGCTCTCCAGGCACTTCCCCGCTCAAGTTCCGCGGCATCACCTACGAAATCCTCGAACAAGAGCTGAAGAAAAAGGTGGACAGCATGAAATTAAAG GGTAAAGAACTGGAAAAAGCTTTAGGGAGGAAACGAGATCAGTTTGTGAGCTTGGTGGCAAAGGAGCTACATAAGGATCAGCCATGGTACCATGGTTACATAGAGCGGGATGAGGCAGAGAGTAGACTCCACAATGACGGCCATGAGGACGGAAAGTTTCT AGTACGTGAAAGACGGGATCGTGACAACAAAGGGGCGTGCTTCGCATTGTCAATTAGCTTCGGTGAGGCCAAACACTACATCATCGAGAAAGATCGAAGTGAACATTACTTCATAGACGAAGGACCAAAGTTTGAAAATCTAATGCTG CTAATTGATCACTACTACAACAAACAAGCTGGACTGATCTGTAAACTGAAGAAACCATGTTGCCGACCTGACTATGAcaagaggaaactggagt GTTTTGATTGGCCATCCATTGTCAGAGAAAATCCTGCCTATCCAAACTTCAGTGAAATGGTTGTCACG TTCAATGGCAGTTGG ACACAGGAAGCCGCCCCACCCTTGTCACAGGCCTCCTTCCCAGACGCAGGCTCCCCCAAGAGGAAGCTTCCCTCACCCCCAGATGAGGAATGGGAGGTTCCACAAGATG ATTCCGTATCCAAGGGGGCGGCGGCCTTGGCCAGTAGCCAAGTGTTCGGTGAGGAGGATGCTGAGGCGATTTACGGTCGCTATAGGAGAAGAGAACCCTCAACGTTCACTCTACAGccagaacatatcacactggagGACTCCTTAG GGGCTGGGAACTTCGGGTCTGTGATGAGAGGAAGATGCCGTACAAAGTCTGGAGAAATACCTGTAGCGGTGAAAACCCTCAAACAAGAACATGTGGTTCAAGGTCAAGAG ccgGAGATTATTCGAGAGGCCAAAGTAATGCAGAATTTAGATCACCGTAATATAGTCCGCCTAATAG GTGTGTGTAAAGGAGAAAGCATCATGTTAGTAATGGAAATAGCTCCTCTCGGCCctctaaataaatatgtacagcGGAATAA gaACATGCCTGTTTGGAACCTTCTTCACCTGCTACATCAGGTTGCCATGGGAATGGAGTATTTGGAATCAAAGAAGTTTGTTCATCGTGATTTGGCAGCTCGAAATGTTCTCCTTCTCAACCCAACCTTTGCTAAAATTAGTGATTTCGGCATGTCAAAAGCAGTGGGCTCAGACAGTGATTATTATAAG GCTAACTGTGCTGGGAAGTGGCCACTGAAGTGGTACGCTCCCGAGTGCATTCAGTACTTCAAGTTTGACTCCAAGTCGGATGTGTGGAGTTACGGAGTCACCTTATGGGAGGTGTTGTCCTACGGAGAGAAACCCTATAGG aaaatgaatGGTCAGCAGATGTTGACATATATCCACTCTGGGCGACGGTTACCCCAGCCTCAGGCGTGTGATGAAGAAACTTACGGCGTAATGCTCAAGTGTTGGCAGGAGGA cAAAGCGGCACGTCCTTCCTTTTCTGAGTTGGTCCCGATGATGAAGAACTTACACGAAAAGCACAAACTGACCCAGGCCTCTGGGATAGGTATTGATTTAGTGTGA
- the LOC135470078 gene encoding tyrosine-protein kinase SYK-like isoform X1 encodes MSQLRLNSPKTQKMAAEPIKEVKESAFFFGRITRDESEAILQNQGHQEGLYLLRESITPVGNYVISICHKDSVHHYSVERQLDGTYMIQDGKKFKDPLDLLRYHNKHLDGFLTHPKIPCSRSPGTSPLKFRGITYEILEQELKKKVDSMKLKGKELEKALGRKRDQFVSLVAKELHKDQPWYHGYIERDEAESRLHNDGHEDGKFLVRERRDRDNKGACFALSISFGEAKHYIIEKDRSEHYFIDEGPKFENLMLLIDHYYNKQAGLICKLKKPCCRPDYDKRKLECFDWPSIVRENPAYPNFSEMVVTTFTSGAASEYFSHQDVFNGSWTQEAAPPLSQASFPDAGSPKRKLPSPPDEEWEVPQDDSVSKGAAALASSQVFGEEDAEAIYGRYRRREPSTFTLQPEHITLEDSLGAGNFGSVMRGRCRTKSGEIPVAVKTLKQEHVVQGQEPEIIREAKVMQNLDHRNIVRLIGVCKGESIMLVMEIAPLGPLNKYVQRNKNMPVWNLLHLLHQVAMGMEYLESKKFVHRDLAARNVLLLNPTFAKISDFGMSKAVGSDSDYYKANCAGKWPLKWYAPECIQYFKFDSKSDVWSYGVTLWEVLSYGEKPYRKMNGQQMLTYIHSGRRLPQPQACDEETYGVMLKCWQEDKAARPSFSELVPMMKNLHEKHKLTQASGIGIDLV; translated from the exons ATGTCCCAACTCAGGCTTAACTCACCCAAAACTCAGAAGATGGCCGCTGAACCAATAAAGGAGGTGAAAGAGAGCGCCTTCTTTTTCGGCCGAATCACACGCGATGAGTCCGAGGCCATTCTTCAGAATCAAGGTCATCAGGAGGGGCTGTATCTTCTGAGGGAAAGTATCACCCCCGTCGGCAATTATGTCATCTCCATCTGCCACAAGGACTC tgttCATCACTACAGTGTGGAGAGGCAGCTGGATGGCACATACATGATCCAGGATGGGAAGAAGTTTAAGGACCCGCTAGATCTGCTGAGGTATCACAACAAGCACCTGGACGGCTTTCTAACTCACCCCAAAATCCCCTGTAGCCGCTCTCCAGGCACTTCCCCGCTCAAGTTCCGCGGCATCACCTACGAAATCCTCGAACAAGAGCTGAAGAAAAAGGTGGACAGCATGAAATTAAAG GGTAAAGAACTGGAAAAAGCTTTAGGGAGGAAACGAGATCAGTTTGTGAGCTTGGTGGCAAAGGAGCTACATAAGGATCAGCCATGGTACCATGGTTACATAGAGCGGGATGAGGCAGAGAGTAGACTCCACAATGACGGCCATGAGGACGGAAAGTTTCT AGTACGTGAAAGACGGGATCGTGACAACAAAGGGGCGTGCTTCGCATTGTCAATTAGCTTCGGTGAGGCCAAACACTACATCATCGAGAAAGATCGAAGTGAACATTACTTCATAGACGAAGGACCAAAGTTTGAAAATCTAATGCTG CTAATTGATCACTACTACAACAAACAAGCTGGACTGATCTGTAAACTGAAGAAACCATGTTGCCGACCTGACTATGAcaagaggaaactggagt GTTTTGATTGGCCATCCATTGTCAGAGAAAATCCTGCCTATCCAAACTTCAGTGAAATGGTTGTCACG ACATTCACATCTGGAGCTGCTTCTGAGTACTTCAGCCATCAAGATGTT TTCAATGGCAGTTGG ACACAGGAAGCCGCCCCACCCTTGTCACAGGCCTCCTTCCCAGACGCAGGCTCCCCCAAGAGGAAGCTTCCCTCACCCCCAGATGAGGAATGGGAGGTTCCACAAGATG ATTCCGTATCCAAGGGGGCGGCGGCCTTGGCCAGTAGCCAAGTGTTCGGTGAGGAGGATGCTGAGGCGATTTACGGTCGCTATAGGAGAAGAGAACCCTCAACGTTCACTCTACAGccagaacatatcacactggagGACTCCTTAG GGGCTGGGAACTTCGGGTCTGTGATGAGAGGAAGATGCCGTACAAAGTCTGGAGAAATACCTGTAGCGGTGAAAACCCTCAAACAAGAACATGTGGTTCAAGGTCAAGAG ccgGAGATTATTCGAGAGGCCAAAGTAATGCAGAATTTAGATCACCGTAATATAGTCCGCCTAATAG GTGTGTGTAAAGGAGAAAGCATCATGTTAGTAATGGAAATAGCTCCTCTCGGCCctctaaataaatatgtacagcGGAATAA gaACATGCCTGTTTGGAACCTTCTTCACCTGCTACATCAGGTTGCCATGGGAATGGAGTATTTGGAATCAAAGAAGTTTGTTCATCGTGATTTGGCAGCTCGAAATGTTCTCCTTCTCAACCCAACCTTTGCTAAAATTAGTGATTTCGGCATGTCAAAAGCAGTGGGCTCAGACAGTGATTATTATAAG GCTAACTGTGCTGGGAAGTGGCCACTGAAGTGGTACGCTCCCGAGTGCATTCAGTACTTCAAGTTTGACTCCAAGTCGGATGTGTGGAGTTACGGAGTCACCTTATGGGAGGTGTTGTCCTACGGAGAGAAACCCTATAGG aaaatgaatGGTCAGCAGATGTTGACATATATCCACTCTGGGCGACGGTTACCCCAGCCTCAGGCGTGTGATGAAGAAACTTACGGCGTAATGCTCAAGTGTTGGCAGGAGGA cAAAGCGGCACGTCCTTCCTTTTCTGAGTTGGTCCCGATGATGAAGAACTTACACGAAAAGCACAAACTGACCCAGGCCTCTGGGATAGGTATTGATTTAGTGTGA
- the LOC135470078 gene encoding tyrosine-protein kinase SYK-like isoform X2 gives MSQLRLNSPKTQKMAAEPIKEVKESAFFFGRITRDESEAILQNQGHQEGLYLLRESITPVGNYVISICHKDSVHHYSVERQLDGTYMIQDGKKFKDPLDLLRYHNKHLDGFLTHPKIPCSRSPGTSPLKFRGITYEILEQELKKKVDSMKLKGKELEKALGRKRDQFVSLVAKELHKDQPWYHGYIERDEAESRLHNDGHEDGKFLVRERRDRDNKGACFALSISFGEAKHYIIEKDRSEHYFIDEGPKFENLMLLIDHYYNKQAGLICKLKKPCCRPDYDKRKLECFDWPSIVRENPAYPNFSEMVVTTFTSGAASEYFSHQDVTQEAAPPLSQASFPDAGSPKRKLPSPPDEEWEVPQDDSVSKGAAALASSQVFGEEDAEAIYGRYRRREPSTFTLQPEHITLEDSLGAGNFGSVMRGRCRTKSGEIPVAVKTLKQEHVVQGQEPEIIREAKVMQNLDHRNIVRLIGVCKGESIMLVMEIAPLGPLNKYVQRNKNMPVWNLLHLLHQVAMGMEYLESKKFVHRDLAARNVLLLNPTFAKISDFGMSKAVGSDSDYYKANCAGKWPLKWYAPECIQYFKFDSKSDVWSYGVTLWEVLSYGEKPYRKMNGQQMLTYIHSGRRLPQPQACDEETYGVMLKCWQEDKAARPSFSELVPMMKNLHEKHKLTQASGIGIDLV, from the exons ATGTCCCAACTCAGGCTTAACTCACCCAAAACTCAGAAGATGGCCGCTGAACCAATAAAGGAGGTGAAAGAGAGCGCCTTCTTTTTCGGCCGAATCACACGCGATGAGTCCGAGGCCATTCTTCAGAATCAAGGTCATCAGGAGGGGCTGTATCTTCTGAGGGAAAGTATCACCCCCGTCGGCAATTATGTCATCTCCATCTGCCACAAGGACTC tgttCATCACTACAGTGTGGAGAGGCAGCTGGATGGCACATACATGATCCAGGATGGGAAGAAGTTTAAGGACCCGCTAGATCTGCTGAGGTATCACAACAAGCACCTGGACGGCTTTCTAACTCACCCCAAAATCCCCTGTAGCCGCTCTCCAGGCACTTCCCCGCTCAAGTTCCGCGGCATCACCTACGAAATCCTCGAACAAGAGCTGAAGAAAAAGGTGGACAGCATGAAATTAAAG GGTAAAGAACTGGAAAAAGCTTTAGGGAGGAAACGAGATCAGTTTGTGAGCTTGGTGGCAAAGGAGCTACATAAGGATCAGCCATGGTACCATGGTTACATAGAGCGGGATGAGGCAGAGAGTAGACTCCACAATGACGGCCATGAGGACGGAAAGTTTCT AGTACGTGAAAGACGGGATCGTGACAACAAAGGGGCGTGCTTCGCATTGTCAATTAGCTTCGGTGAGGCCAAACACTACATCATCGAGAAAGATCGAAGTGAACATTACTTCATAGACGAAGGACCAAAGTTTGAAAATCTAATGCTG CTAATTGATCACTACTACAACAAACAAGCTGGACTGATCTGTAAACTGAAGAAACCATGTTGCCGACCTGACTATGAcaagaggaaactggagt GTTTTGATTGGCCATCCATTGTCAGAGAAAATCCTGCCTATCCAAACTTCAGTGAAATGGTTGTCACG ACATTCACATCTGGAGCTGCTTCTGAGTACTTCAGCCATCAAGATGTT ACACAGGAAGCCGCCCCACCCTTGTCACAGGCCTCCTTCCCAGACGCAGGCTCCCCCAAGAGGAAGCTTCCCTCACCCCCAGATGAGGAATGGGAGGTTCCACAAGATG ATTCCGTATCCAAGGGGGCGGCGGCCTTGGCCAGTAGCCAAGTGTTCGGTGAGGAGGATGCTGAGGCGATTTACGGTCGCTATAGGAGAAGAGAACCCTCAACGTTCACTCTACAGccagaacatatcacactggagGACTCCTTAG GGGCTGGGAACTTCGGGTCTGTGATGAGAGGAAGATGCCGTACAAAGTCTGGAGAAATACCTGTAGCGGTGAAAACCCTCAAACAAGAACATGTGGTTCAAGGTCAAGAG ccgGAGATTATTCGAGAGGCCAAAGTAATGCAGAATTTAGATCACCGTAATATAGTCCGCCTAATAG GTGTGTGTAAAGGAGAAAGCATCATGTTAGTAATGGAAATAGCTCCTCTCGGCCctctaaataaatatgtacagcGGAATAA gaACATGCCTGTTTGGAACCTTCTTCACCTGCTACATCAGGTTGCCATGGGAATGGAGTATTTGGAATCAAAGAAGTTTGTTCATCGTGATTTGGCAGCTCGAAATGTTCTCCTTCTCAACCCAACCTTTGCTAAAATTAGTGATTTCGGCATGTCAAAAGCAGTGGGCTCAGACAGTGATTATTATAAG GCTAACTGTGCTGGGAAGTGGCCACTGAAGTGGTACGCTCCCGAGTGCATTCAGTACTTCAAGTTTGACTCCAAGTCGGATGTGTGGAGTTACGGAGTCACCTTATGGGAGGTGTTGTCCTACGGAGAGAAACCCTATAGG aaaatgaatGGTCAGCAGATGTTGACATATATCCACTCTGGGCGACGGTTACCCCAGCCTCAGGCGTGTGATGAAGAAACTTACGGCGTAATGCTCAAGTGTTGGCAGGAGGA cAAAGCGGCACGTCCTTCCTTTTCTGAGTTGGTCCCGATGATGAAGAACTTACACGAAAAGCACAAACTGACCCAGGCCTCTGGGATAGGTATTGATTTAGTGTGA
- the LOC135470078 gene encoding tyrosine-protein kinase SYK-like isoform X4 — MSQLRLNSPKTQKMAAEPIKEVKESAFFFGRITRDESEAILQNQGHQEGLYLLRESITPVGNYVISICHKDSVHHYSVERQLDGTYMIQDGKKFKDPLDLLRYHNKHLDGFLTHPKIPCSRSPGTSPLKFRGITYEILEQELKKKVDSMKLKGKELEKALGRKRDQFVSLVAKELHKDQPWYHGYIERDEAESRLHNDGHEDGKFLVRERRDRDNKGACFALSISFGEAKHYIIEKDRSEHYFIDEGPKFENLMLLIDHYYNKQAGLICKLKKPCCRPDYDKRKLECFDWPSIVRENPAYPNFSEMVVTTQEAAPPLSQASFPDAGSPKRKLPSPPDEEWEVPQDDSVSKGAAALASSQVFGEEDAEAIYGRYRRREPSTFTLQPEHITLEDSLGAGNFGSVMRGRCRTKSGEIPVAVKTLKQEHVVQGQEPEIIREAKVMQNLDHRNIVRLIGVCKGESIMLVMEIAPLGPLNKYVQRNKNMPVWNLLHLLHQVAMGMEYLESKKFVHRDLAARNVLLLNPTFAKISDFGMSKAVGSDSDYYKANCAGKWPLKWYAPECIQYFKFDSKSDVWSYGVTLWEVLSYGEKPYRKMNGQQMLTYIHSGRRLPQPQACDEETYGVMLKCWQEDKAARPSFSELVPMMKNLHEKHKLTQASGIGIDLV, encoded by the exons ATGTCCCAACTCAGGCTTAACTCACCCAAAACTCAGAAGATGGCCGCTGAACCAATAAAGGAGGTGAAAGAGAGCGCCTTCTTTTTCGGCCGAATCACACGCGATGAGTCCGAGGCCATTCTTCAGAATCAAGGTCATCAGGAGGGGCTGTATCTTCTGAGGGAAAGTATCACCCCCGTCGGCAATTATGTCATCTCCATCTGCCACAAGGACTC tgttCATCACTACAGTGTGGAGAGGCAGCTGGATGGCACATACATGATCCAGGATGGGAAGAAGTTTAAGGACCCGCTAGATCTGCTGAGGTATCACAACAAGCACCTGGACGGCTTTCTAACTCACCCCAAAATCCCCTGTAGCCGCTCTCCAGGCACTTCCCCGCTCAAGTTCCGCGGCATCACCTACGAAATCCTCGAACAAGAGCTGAAGAAAAAGGTGGACAGCATGAAATTAAAG GGTAAAGAACTGGAAAAAGCTTTAGGGAGGAAACGAGATCAGTTTGTGAGCTTGGTGGCAAAGGAGCTACATAAGGATCAGCCATGGTACCATGGTTACATAGAGCGGGATGAGGCAGAGAGTAGACTCCACAATGACGGCCATGAGGACGGAAAGTTTCT AGTACGTGAAAGACGGGATCGTGACAACAAAGGGGCGTGCTTCGCATTGTCAATTAGCTTCGGTGAGGCCAAACACTACATCATCGAGAAAGATCGAAGTGAACATTACTTCATAGACGAAGGACCAAAGTTTGAAAATCTAATGCTG CTAATTGATCACTACTACAACAAACAAGCTGGACTGATCTGTAAACTGAAGAAACCATGTTGCCGACCTGACTATGAcaagaggaaactggagt GTTTTGATTGGCCATCCATTGTCAGAGAAAATCCTGCCTATCCAAACTTCAGTGAAATGGTTGTCACG ACACAGGAAGCCGCCCCACCCTTGTCACAGGCCTCCTTCCCAGACGCAGGCTCCCCCAAGAGGAAGCTTCCCTCACCCCCAGATGAGGAATGGGAGGTTCCACAAGATG ATTCCGTATCCAAGGGGGCGGCGGCCTTGGCCAGTAGCCAAGTGTTCGGTGAGGAGGATGCTGAGGCGATTTACGGTCGCTATAGGAGAAGAGAACCCTCAACGTTCACTCTACAGccagaacatatcacactggagGACTCCTTAG GGGCTGGGAACTTCGGGTCTGTGATGAGAGGAAGATGCCGTACAAAGTCTGGAGAAATACCTGTAGCGGTGAAAACCCTCAAACAAGAACATGTGGTTCAAGGTCAAGAG ccgGAGATTATTCGAGAGGCCAAAGTAATGCAGAATTTAGATCACCGTAATATAGTCCGCCTAATAG GTGTGTGTAAAGGAGAAAGCATCATGTTAGTAATGGAAATAGCTCCTCTCGGCCctctaaataaatatgtacagcGGAATAA gaACATGCCTGTTTGGAACCTTCTTCACCTGCTACATCAGGTTGCCATGGGAATGGAGTATTTGGAATCAAAGAAGTTTGTTCATCGTGATTTGGCAGCTCGAAATGTTCTCCTTCTCAACCCAACCTTTGCTAAAATTAGTGATTTCGGCATGTCAAAAGCAGTGGGCTCAGACAGTGATTATTATAAG GCTAACTGTGCTGGGAAGTGGCCACTGAAGTGGTACGCTCCCGAGTGCATTCAGTACTTCAAGTTTGACTCCAAGTCGGATGTGTGGAGTTACGGAGTCACCTTATGGGAGGTGTTGTCCTACGGAGAGAAACCCTATAGG aaaatgaatGGTCAGCAGATGTTGACATATATCCACTCTGGGCGACGGTTACCCCAGCCTCAGGCGTGTGATGAAGAAACTTACGGCGTAATGCTCAAGTGTTGGCAGGAGGA cAAAGCGGCACGTCCTTCCTTTTCTGAGTTGGTCCCGATGATGAAGAACTTACACGAAAAGCACAAACTGACCCAGGCCTCTGGGATAGGTATTGATTTAGTGTGA